A window of Echeneis naucrates chromosome 13, fEcheNa1.1, whole genome shotgun sequence contains these coding sequences:
- the vtna gene encoding vitronectin a produces the protein MGLRAILLLALLVETLAADESCMDRCENGFDAQRSCQCDSMCKYYKSCCSDFEAICGMTTRGDTFVFAEDEDDDDELFESTTPFPPRSAPFLTPTDHQVKPTLDPVSDFGHRAQQHPGTTFETNRHPQLTDTVFQRVPVRQVTSVQPPLKQRIPFPTRSPETDTIPETTTVPVTAATTAAPDPDAEVCSGRPFDSYMQLKNGSMYAFRGKYFFELGQRSVIPGYPKLIKDVWGIDGPIDAAFTRVNCQGKTYIFKGTKYWRFDDGMLDGDYPRDINVGFEKIPDHVDAAFALPAPGHHGKERVYFFKGDQYYIYEFLHQPSHEECIRMSEGTPPTLFRRYTDIYHNNYEHFFSELFSDLPQHHDKHHFINRDWKGLRSPVDAAMAGRIYVPPWRVLPRHNGYVPDERWGQQYGQQYGQQWGRRRQSRSPFWGSIAERGMNMGQGLAERGMEMGLRLAERRMEMEERLGRDWERRWDRDWDRDWRRDRYRQNNRGNYDSRNGRSYWERQRGVPIQSVYFFKGDQYYRVNLSTKSVDPAVPPYPRSIARYWLGCTDTARAEKK, from the exons ATGGGGCTGCGGGCCATCCTGCTCCTCGCTCTGCTGGTGGAGACGTTAGCTGCTGATG AGTCCTGCATGGATCGCTGTGAAAATGGCTTCGACGCTCAGAGGAGCTGCCAGTGTGACTCCATGTGCAAGTATTAcaagagctgctgctctgacttcGAGGCCATCTGTGGCATGACAA CTCGTGGAGATACTTTTGTGTTTgcggaggatgaggatgatgacgaTGAGCTGTTTGAAAGTACCACTCCATTCCCTCCACGCTCAGCACCATTTCTTACCCCAACGGATCATCAGGTGAAGCCCACATTGGACCCCGTCTCAGACTTTGGTCACAGAGCGCAGCAACATCCAGGAACCACATTTGAAACGAACAGGCAcccacagctgacagacacCGTATTCCAGAGAGTCCCTGTTAGACAGGTGACATCTGTGCAGCCCCCCCTTAAACAGAGGATCCCCTTCCCTACTAGATCACCTGAGACTGATACAATACCTGAGACGACCACCGTTCCCGTCACAGCAGCCACGACTGCGGCTCCTGACCCAGACGCTGAGGTCTGCAGTGGGAGGCCTTTTGACTCCTACATGCAACTAAAAAATGGCTCCATGTACGCCTTCAGAG GTAAGTACTTCTTTGAACTGGGCCAGAGGTCGGTCATTCCTGGTTATCCAAAGCTCATTAAGGACGTCTGGGGCATCGACGGGCCAATTGATGCTGCTTTCACTCGTGTCAATTGTCAAGGCAAGACCTACATCTTCAAG GGAACAAAATACTGGAGGTTTGATGACGGGATGCTGGACGGAGACTACCCTCGAGATATCAATGTGGGCTTTGAAAAAATTCCTGATCATGTGGATGCTGCATTTGCCCTTCCTGCTCCTGGTCACCATGGAAAAGAGAGAGTTTATTTCTTCAAAG GGGATCAGTATTATATATATGAGTTTTTGCACCAGCCATCTCATGAGGAGTGTATCAGGATGTCTGAGGGAACTCCACCAACACTGTTCAGACGCTACACAGACATATACCACAACAACTATGAACATTTCTTCAGTGAGCTCTTCTCTGACT TGCCTCAGCATCACGACAAACATCACTTCATTAACAGAGACTGGAAGGGCCTCAGGTCTCCAGTGGATGCTGCCATGGCAGGCAGAATCTACGTCCCTCCCTGGAGAGTGCTTCCACGTCACAATGGCTATGTGCCTGATGAACGGTGGGGTCAGCAGTATGGACAGCAGTATGGACAGCAGTGGGGTCGGAGGAGGCAAAGCCGCTCACCTTTCTGGGGCTCCATAGCCGAGCGGGGAATGAACATGGGTCAGGGCCTTGCAGAAAGGGGGATGGAAATGGGCCTGAGGCTggcagagaggaggatggaaaTGGAGGAGAGACTTGGGCGTGATTGGGAGAG GCGATGGGATCGTGACTGGGACCGGGACTGGAGAAGAGATCGATACCGCCAGAACAACAGAGGCAACTATGACTCCAGAAATGGCCGGTCatactgggagagacagaggggtgTGCCCATTCAGAGCGTCTACTTCTTCAAAGGAG ATCAATACTACAGAGTGAACCTCAGCACCAAGAGCGTTGACCCTGCCGTCCCACCATATCCCAGATCCATCGCCAGGTACTGGCTCGGCTGCACCGACACCgccagagcagagaagaagtAG
- the scarf1 gene encoding scavenger receptor class F member 1 encodes MKFLLRALSSLLCWLLSSSSYTLDPAGKNICRSVRDPSNLVCCPGWRQEGNECTIPVCEGEQACLKNEICVYPGVCRCPPGYYGAHCKTRCSSEFWASDCRQVCLCHPHGQCHPVTGECTCKVNRWGPLCQHTCKCGRHGRCHPVHGNCTCDEGWWTPSCSKPCQCNSVGSVGPGCDQLMSRCQCRKGHWGMKCSAPCNCYTSPCNQRTGTCECEADWWGQNCDLRCNCDVNHSVCDPTNGNCLCHPGYQGAYCNKPCGSGMYGSGCKMSCGHCEGNQICSATDGACAACEPGWNGTRCDRPCPSGYYGHRCQAKCPHCRNDEPCDPLTGKCLECDPGWIGPRCENSCSDGMFGDNCSFPCAHCFHGNCHHVTGRCVCEPGFQGESCNSSCPALQFGHNCSSVCDCGEGVGCNPVTGTCPNSGRSAILAGVLVPLFLLLLAVLCCCLCCGGAPVDSKDREAVANGGIAVRMKYHVYSVLANISSALPCISNWSSGLPRVTVSHHDPELTFNHSFIEPPSSGWVTEGSSFDSDEEEGEALYCVPPREDIPAVAGGEFQEMSSKCNMFLDPSGFSSEDITSPFNIPRTSSIAKSKRPSVSFAEGTRFSPKERRGSAQEPGALIRNKPKSTWGVLMLSALQSQGSVTKPGDEDADECEEKEEEVDVSVTDYQETSGEAGDQEEDRTSSQAQALGASGRRRTMSNTAANKSAQQPTSGSDAQVGASNKVTTVYVTVGKAGRPVSETSSEGPVQAMLRRLGSLQRQRDQESGKIKSKGGEGIIKPPRRKLGARASVWEQGGPSGGEESICKPIRRKHASHNSSDSVGTNDTPSEGGTPKRPLSSILKTVPEVSSADSGLRAEGDSRQDSSKGVTESTYLTVGPAGNAATLAEVIANEGAVVSVSDEPCYENVMINHS; translated from the exons ATGAAGTTTCTCCTCAGAGCTCTAAGTTCTCTGCTTTGCTGGTTGTTGTCGTCGTCCTCCTACACACTGGATCCTGCTGGGAAAAACATCTGCCGCAGCGTCAG GGACCCCTCCAATCTTGTCTGTTGCCCGGGATGGCGTCAAGAGGGAAACGAGTGCACTATAC CTGTTTGTGAGGGTGAACAGGCCTGTCTGAAGAATGAGATCTGCGTGTATCCTGGAGTGTGTCGCTGTCCACCTGGCTACTATGGAGCTCACTGCAAAACAC GCTGTTCTTCTGAGTTCTGGGCTTCAGACTGTCGCCAAGTATGTCTGTGCCACCCACATGGCCAGTGCCACCCTGTCACTGGTGAGTGCACCTGTAAAGTAAACCGCTGGGGTCCCCTGTGCCAGCATACATGCAAGTGTGGCCGCCATGGCCGCTGCCACCCTGTCCATGGAAACTGCACCTGTGATGAAGGCTGGTGGACACCATCCTGTTCTAAGCCATGCCAGTGCAACAGTGTGGGCTCTGTGGGCCCTGGCTGCGATCAGCTCATGAGCCGGTGTCAGTGTCGAAAAGGCCATTGGGGAATGAAATGTTCTGCTCCTTGCAACTGCTACACATCGCCATGTAATCAGCGTACTGGTACATGTGAGTGCGAGGCAGACTGGTGGGGACAGAACTGTGACCTCCGATGTAACTGTGACGTAAATCACAGTGTCTGTGACCCAACAAACGGGAACTGCCTGTGCCATCCAGGGTACCAGGGTGCGTACTGCAACAAGCCCTGTGGCTCTGGGATGTATGGCAGCGGGTGCAAAATGAG TTGTGGGCACTGTGAGGGCAACCAGATTTGCTCTGCCACTGATGGTGCCTGTGCTGCCTGTGAACCTGGCTGGAACGGTACACGGTGCGACCGCCCATGCCCATCTGGTTATTATGGTCACCGCTGCCAGGCGAAGTGTCCACACTGCAGGAATGATGAACCCTGTGACCCATTAACAGGGAAATGTTTGGAGTGTGACCCTGGATGGATAGGACCGAG ATGTGAAAACTCCTGCTCTGACGGGATGTTTGGAGATAACTGCAGCTTCCCTTGTGCCcactgtttccatggtaactgtCATCATGTGACAGGAAGATGTGTCTGTGAGCCAGGCTTTCAGGGAGAGAG CTGTAACAGCAGCTGCCCTGCCCTGCAGTTTGGTCATAACTGTTCCTCTGTCTGTGACTGTGGTGAAGGGGTTGGCTGCAACCCAGTCACTGGCACCTGTCCCAACA GTGGCAGAAGTGCTATACTTGCTGGTGTCCTGGTCCCTTTGTTCCTACTTCTGTTAgctgtcctctgctgctgtttgtgttgtggaggaGCCCCCGTAGACAGCAAAGACAG GGAGGCTGTAGCCAATGGAGGGATAGCTGTCCGGATGAAATATCACGTCTACAGCGTCCTGGCAAACATCAGCTCTGCCCTCCCCTGTATCTCTAATTGGTCCTCTGGTCTTCCTCGTGTCACCG TATCTCATCATGACCCAGAACTGACCTTCAACCACAGCTTCATTGAGCCTCCGTCCTCTGGCTGGGTGACTGAGGGCTCGTCCTTTgacagtgatgaggaggagggagaagcaCTGTACTGTGTCCCTCCAAGAGAAG ACATCCCAGCTGTTGCAGGCGGGGAGTTCCAGGAGATGAGCTCCAAGTGTAACATGTTCTTAGACCCATCCGGCTTCAGCAGCGAGGACATCACCTCCCCCTTCAACATTCCTCGCACCTCCAGCATCGCCAAGTCAAAGCGGCCATCTGTGTCTTTTGCAGAGGGAACTCGCTTCAGCCCCAAGGAGAGACGTGGCTCTGCTCAGGAACCTGGAGCCCTCATACGCAACAAACCCAAATCCACCTGGGGAGTTTTGATGCTCTCTGCCCTTCAAAGTCAGGGGTCTGTAACTAAGCCTGGGGACGAAGATGCTGATGAAtgtgaggaaaaggaagaggaagtagACGTGTCAGTGACAGATTATCAAGAAACAAGCGGTGAAGCAGGGGACCAGGAAGAAGACAGAACCTCATCCCAAGCACAGGCTCTTGGAGCCTCAGGAAGAAGACGGACTATGTCCAACACAGCTGCTAATAAAAGCGCCCAGCAACCGACATCTGGCTCAGATGCTCAGGTGGGGGCATCAAATAAGGTGACCACAGTGTATGTGACGGTAGGTAAGGCAGGTAGACCTGTATCCGAGACCAGCTCTGAGGGGCCGGTTCAGGCCATGTTGCGAAGACTTGGCAGCCTCCAGAGACAAAGAGATCAGGAGTCTGGCAAAATCAAATCCAAGGGAGGTGAAGGGATTATCAAACCTCCAAGGAGGAAACTTGGAGCTCGGGCTTCTGTGTGGGAGCAGGGAGGTCCATCTGGAGGGGAAGAAAGCATATGTAAGCCCATTAGGAGGAAGCATGCTTCCCACAACTCGTCTGACTCAGTGGGCACTAATGACACGCCATCAGAGGGTGGCACTCCAAAACGGCCATTGTCGTCCATTTTGAAGACTGTGCCAGAAGTCTCTTCGGCTGACTCAGGGCTGAGGGCTGAGGGTGACTCAAGGCAGGACTCCAGTAAAGGAGTGACTGAGAGCACCTACCTGACTGTGGGACCAGCAGGAAATGCTGCAACTCTCGCGGAGGTCATTGCCAACGAGGGAGCAGTGGTCAGTGTGAGTGATGAACCCTGctatgaaaatgttatgattAACCACTCATAA
- the rilp gene encoding RILP-like protein 1, with translation MEGPETHRETAQTDSCFDKTCSVLTVDDVYDIAKLVGTEVEKLIDGYGKESVVGLVPKIVKVLELLESFALRNHAHKLKEEQLLKTFETIQLQQQKKRVSKDGEEGNYKHEIRELQEKEQQWRRRCEELQVQVQQLQDDREELQSRLKGSHAQEDRVQRQEREVMLKLKQVVDKQRDELRAKVQEITSITKEVEALQEQLDRFMKMNAELRHKQNVLQAQLKSTVERKADMEADLKEKSKEIENLQAQLDTANSNSPSSPSQAAHESMKKSPGDQKDPDQPCFTKKEVRDIIFERNELKTNLFLVQEELNYYQREILNEERCPGFLLKAVRSAIKKKRKLIKAKMLGISASACSSSDEEERSSLFEQTEVDGRQIDETDKPAESRIQNLFGFLTRSGSVRSPTHMSNSASSWEILGDSEASDETQQRPSS, from the exons ATGGAGGGACCAGAAACACACCGTGAGACCGCGCAGACGGACAGCTGCTTCGACAAGACGTGCTCCGTTCTGACCGTGGACGACGTGTACGACATCGCCAAGCTGGTCGGCACCGAGGTGGAGAAGCTGATCGACGGCTACGGCAAAGAGAGCGTCGTCGGGCTGGTGCCGAAAATAGTGAAagtgctggagctgctggagagcTTCGCCCTGAGGAACCACGCTCACAAACTGAAGgaagagcagctgctgaagacCTTCGAGACGatacagctgcagcagcagaagaaacgCGTTTCCAAAGACGGCGAGGAGGGAAACTACAAACACGAAATACGG gagctgcaggaaaagGAGCAGCAGTGGCGGAGGAGGTGTGAGGAGTTACAGGTCCAGGTACAACAGCTGCAGGATGAcagggaggagctgcagagcagGCTTAAGGGCAGTCATGCTCAAGAAG ACCGAGTCCAACGGCAGGAGCGCGAGGTGATGCTGAAGCTGAAACAGGTGGTCGACAAACAGAGAGATGAGCTGAGGGCTAAAGTCCAGGAGATAACCTCCATCACCAAAGAGGTGGAGGCG ctCCAGGAGCAGCTTGACCGCTTcatgaaaatgaatgcagaGCTGCGACACAAGCAGAATGTGCTACAGGCTCAGCTGAAGAGCACAGTGGAGAGGAAGGCAGACATGGAGGCTGATCTGAaggagaaaagcaaagagaTAGAAAACCTCCAAGCACAGCTGGACACTGCCAATAGCAACAGCCCA TCCAGTCCAAGTCAAGCAGCTCATGAGTCAATGAAAAAATCACCAGGTGACCAGAAGGATCCTGATCAGCCATGCTTCACCAAGAAGGAGGTGCGTGACATCATTTTTGAGAGGAATGAGCTCAAAACGAACCTGTTCCTGGTGCAAGAGGAGCTCAACTACTATCAGAG GGAGATCCTGAATGAGGAGCGGTGTCCAGGCTTCCTCTTAAAAGCTGTCCGCTCAGCCatcaagaaaaagagaaagctcATAAAGGCCAAAATGCTTGGAATTTCTGCAAGTGCATGCAGCAGCAG TgacgaggaggagaggagttCTCTGTTTGAGCAGACAGAGGTTGACGGTAGACAAATAGATGAAACTGACAAACCAGCCGAGTCACGCATACAAAACCT CTTTGGTTTCCTGACACGATCAGGCAGCGTCCGAAGTCCCACCCACATGAGCAACTCCGCCTCCAGCTGGGAGATTTTAGGAGACTCAGAGGCCAGTGATGAGACACAGCAGCGTCCCTCTTCCTGA